One Obesumbacterium proteus DNA window includes the following coding sequences:
- a CDS encoding F0F1 ATP synthase subunit epsilon: MAMTYHLDVVSAEQKMFSGLVQKIQVTGSEGELGVFPGHAPLLTAIKPGMVRIVKQHGEEEFIYLSGGILEVQPSSVTVLADTAIRGQDLDEARAMESKRKAEEHINNSHGDVDYAQASAELSKAIAKLRVIELTKKAM, from the coding sequence ATGGCTATGACTTACCATCTGGACGTTGTCAGCGCAGAACAGAAAATGTTTTCTGGGCTGGTACAGAAAATCCAGGTGACAGGTAGTGAAGGTGAGCTAGGGGTTTTCCCTGGTCACGCCCCGCTGCTTACTGCCATTAAGCCTGGCATGGTGCGTATTGTTAAACAGCATGGTGAAGAAGAGTTCATCTACCTGTCCGGCGGTATCCTTGAGGTACAGCCGAGCTCGGTAACCGTGTTGGCAGATACCGCCATTCGTGGTCAAGACCTCGACGAGGCGCGAGCGATGGAATCTAAGCGTAAAGCGGAAGAACACATCAATAACTCGCACGGCGATGTTGACTATGCTCAGGCATCAGCGGAATTGTCCAAAGCGATCGCGAAACTTCGCGTTATCGAATTGACCAAGAAAGCGATGTAA
- the glmS gene encoding glutamine--fructose-6-phosphate transaminase (isomerizing) has product MCGIVGAVAQRDIAEILLEGLRRLEYRGYDSAGLAVVDHQGHMQRIRRVGKVQALSDAVAESPMTGGTGIAHTRWATHGEPTEHNAHPHVSEHIAVVHNGIIENYESLRALLIERGYHFTSETDTEVIAHLTHWEQQQAGGSLLEVVQRVIPQLRGAYGTVVMDARHPDVLVTARSGSPLVIGCGMGENFIASDQLALLPVTRRFIFLEEGDIAEVTRRTVKIFDKEGNAVERAEIESNVQYDAGDKGAYRHYMQKEIYEQPLAIKNTLEGRFSHGKVDLSELGEKADTLLAKVEHIQIIACGTSYHSGMVARYWFESLAGVPCDVEIASEFRYRKSAVRKNSLIITLSQSGETADTLAALRLSKEIGYLGSLAICNVASSSLVRESDLALMTKAGTEIGVASTKAFTTQLTVLLMLVARIGRLHAMPEQIEHDIVHALQALPARIEQMLSMDQGIEELAEDFMDKQHALFLGRGDQYPIAMEGALKLKEISYIHAEAYAAGELKHGPLALIDADMPVVVIAPNNELLEKLKSNIEEVRARGGLLYVFADKDAGFTDSEGMRIISLPHVEEVIAPIFYTVPLQLLSYHVALIKGTDVDQPRNLAKSVTVE; this is encoded by the coding sequence ATGTGTGGAATTGTTGGCGCAGTTGCGCAGCGTGATATTGCAGAAATCCTGTTAGAAGGTCTGCGTCGTTTAGAATACCGTGGTTATGATTCTGCGGGTCTGGCGGTCGTTGATCATCAGGGGCATATGCAGCGTATCCGCCGCGTCGGAAAGGTACAGGCTCTCAGTGATGCCGTAGCGGAAAGCCCAATGACCGGTGGAACCGGTATTGCGCATACTCGCTGGGCAACACACGGTGAACCCACCGAACATAATGCGCACCCGCATGTTTCTGAACATATTGCCGTGGTACACAACGGTATTATCGAAAACTACGAATCCCTGCGTGCGTTGCTGATTGAGCGTGGCTATCACTTTACGTCTGAAACTGATACCGAAGTGATCGCGCATCTCACCCATTGGGAGCAGCAACAGGCTGGCGGTTCGCTATTAGAAGTTGTTCAACGCGTTATCCCACAGCTGCGCGGTGCTTACGGTACCGTCGTGATGGATGCTCGTCATCCAGATGTACTGGTCACCGCCCGCTCAGGCAGCCCGCTGGTGATTGGTTGCGGAATGGGCGAAAACTTTATTGCCTCCGATCAGCTGGCACTGCTGCCTGTGACCCGCCGCTTTATCTTCTTGGAAGAGGGCGATATTGCTGAAGTGACTCGCCGCACGGTGAAGATCTTTGATAAAGAAGGCAATGCCGTTGAACGCGCAGAAATTGAATCCAACGTGCAATATGACGCGGGTGACAAAGGCGCATATCGCCACTACATGCAAAAAGAGATCTACGAGCAGCCGCTAGCCATCAAAAATACCCTTGAAGGGCGTTTTAGCCACGGTAAAGTGGATCTGAGCGAACTCGGTGAGAAAGCCGATACGCTGCTGGCGAAGGTTGAGCACATCCAGATTATCGCCTGTGGGACTTCATACCACTCGGGTATGGTGGCGCGCTATTGGTTTGAATCTCTGGCCGGTGTGCCTTGTGACGTGGAGATTGCTTCTGAATTCCGCTATCGCAAGTCTGCGGTACGTAAAAACAGCCTGATCATTACGTTATCTCAGTCGGGTGAAACGGCGGATACGCTAGCGGCTTTACGTTTGTCCAAAGAGATTGGCTATTTAGGCTCGTTGGCTATCTGTAACGTAGCCAGCTCGTCGCTGGTGCGTGAATCTGATTTGGCTCTGATGACCAAAGCAGGAACGGAAATCGGTGTCGCATCTACCAAAGCGTTTACCACTCAGTTAACCGTGTTGCTGATGCTGGTGGCGCGTATTGGCCGCCTGCATGCGATGCCTGAGCAGATTGAGCACGATATCGTTCACGCCTTGCAAGCACTGCCTGCGCGTATTGAGCAGATGTTATCGATGGATCAAGGTATTGAAGAACTGGCCGAAGATTTCATGGATAAACAGCATGCCCTGTTCCTTGGACGTGGCGATCAGTATCCCATCGCAATGGAAGGTGCTCTGAAGCTTAAAGAGATCTCCTATATCCATGCAGAAGCCTATGCGGCTGGTGAACTCAAACACGGGCCACTGGCGCTGATTGATGCCGATATGCCGGTGGTTGTGATTGCGCCAAACAACGAACTGTTGGAAAAATTGAAATCCAATATTGAAGAAGTTCGCGCGCGCGGCGGTTTGCTGTATGTCTTTGCCGATAAGGACGCTGGTTTCACCGATAGCGAAGGTATGCGCATTATTTCTCTGCCGCACGTAGAAGAGGTGATTGCACCGATCTTCTATACCGTTCCGCTTCAGCTGCTTTCGTATCATGTGGCGCTCATCAAAGGTACTGATGTCGATCAGCCACGAAATCTGGCTAAATCGGTAACCGTTGAATAA
- the pstS gene encoding phosphate ABC transporter substrate-binding protein PstS encodes MVTHKTVAAIVAAACSLTTMSAFAATSLTGAGATFPAPVYAKWADTYQKETGNKVNYQGIGSSGGVKQIIANTVDFGASDAPLTDEKLAADGLFQFPTVIGGVVLAVNIPGLKSGELTLDGKTLGDIYLGNIKKWNDPAITKLNPGLKLPDTNIAVVRRADGSGTSYVFTNYLAKVNADWKSKVGAGSTVNWPTGLGGKGNDGVAAFIQRLPGSIGYVEYAYVKQSKLAYTKLISADGDAVLPTEESFSNAAKGADWSKSFAQDLTNQKGANAWPISSTTFILVHKDQQKPEQGAAVLKFFDWAYKNGGKEASALDYAPLPSAVVEQIRAAWKTNVKDSSGKALY; translated from the coding sequence ATGGTTACCCATAAGACTGTTGCTGCCATTGTTGCTGCAGCTTGCTCTCTGACTACAATGTCTGCATTCGCTGCGACCAGCCTGACCGGTGCCGGTGCGACTTTCCCCGCGCCTGTTTATGCTAAGTGGGCAGATACCTATCAGAAAGAAACCGGTAACAAAGTTAACTATCAAGGTATTGGTTCTTCCGGCGGCGTTAAGCAAATCATTGCTAACACCGTTGATTTCGGTGCATCTGATGCGCCTCTGACCGATGAAAAACTGGCCGCAGATGGCCTGTTCCAGTTCCCAACCGTTATCGGTGGTGTGGTGCTGGCGGTTAACATTCCGGGATTGAAATCTGGCGAACTGACGCTGGATGGCAAAACTCTGGGTGATATCTATCTGGGCAACATCAAAAAATGGAATGACCCAGCGATCACCAAATTAAACCCAGGTCTAAAACTACCAGATACCAATATTGCCGTGGTTCGCCGCGCTGATGGCTCTGGCACTTCTTATGTCTTCACCAACTATCTGGCGAAAGTAAACGCAGATTGGAAATCTAAAGTTGGTGCAGGTTCTACCGTTAACTGGCCAACCGGTTTGGGCGGCAAAGGTAACGACGGCGTTGCTGCGTTCATCCAGCGTCTGCCAGGCTCCATTGGCTACGTTGAGTATGCTTACGTTAAGCAAAGCAAACTGGCTTATACCAAGCTGATCTCCGCAGATGGTGATGCTGTTCTACCAACGGAAGAGAGCTTTAGCAACGCGGCTAAAGGTGCTGACTGGAGTAAATCCTTCGCGCAAGACCTGACCAACCAGAAAGGCGCTAATGCATGGCCTATCAGCTCCACTACCTTCATTCTGGTGCACAAAGATCAGCAGAAACCAGAGCAGGGTGCAGCGGTACTGAAATTCTTCGACTGGGCCTATAAAAATGGCGGCAAAGAAGCCAGCGCCTTGGACTATGCACCGTTGCCTAGCGCTGTCGTTGAGCAAATTCGTGCAGCATGGAAGACCAACGTAAAAGACAGTTCAGGTAAAGCGCTGTACTAA
- the pstA gene encoding phosphate ABC transporter permease PstA yields the protein MAMIDMNDAQALASSRRKMQAWRRQKNRIALFLSMVTMAFGLFWLVWILFSTITKGIDGMSIALFTEMTPPPNSEGGGLANAIAGSGLLILWATVIGTPLGIMAGIYLAEYGRKGWLANFIRFINDILLSAPSIVVGLFVYTIVVAKMQHFSGWAGVIALALLQIPIVIRTTENMLKLVPDSLREAAYALGTPKWKMISAITLKASVSGIITGVLLAIARIAGETAPLLFTSLSNQFWSTDMSQPIANLPVTIFKFAMSPFAEWQELAWAGVLLITLCVLLLNILARVVFAQKKR from the coding sequence ATGGCGATGATTGATATGAATGACGCACAGGCTTTAGCCAGTTCTCGCCGAAAAATGCAGGCATGGCGTCGTCAGAAAAACCGCATTGCGCTGTTTTTGTCGATGGTCACGATGGCCTTTGGTCTGTTCTGGCTGGTGTGGATTTTGTTTTCGACAATCACGAAAGGCATTGATGGCATGTCCATCGCGCTGTTCACCGAAATGACACCTCCGCCAAACAGTGAAGGCGGTGGTTTGGCTAACGCCATTGCCGGTTCTGGTTTGCTCATCCTGTGGGCTACGGTGATTGGTACACCGCTAGGAATTATGGCCGGCATCTATTTAGCCGAGTATGGCCGCAAAGGATGGTTGGCGAATTTTATCCGCTTTATTAATGACATCTTGCTCTCTGCGCCATCTATTGTGGTTGGGCTGTTTGTGTACACCATCGTGGTTGCCAAGATGCAGCACTTCTCTGGCTGGGCGGGTGTGATTGCGCTGGCGCTGTTGCAGATCCCTATCGTTATTCGTACCACTGAAAATATGCTGAAACTGGTGCCCGATAGCCTGCGTGAAGCGGCCTATGCGCTGGGAACACCAAAATGGAAGATGATTTCTGCCATCACGTTAAAAGCATCTGTGTCCGGCATCATTACCGGCGTGCTGTTAGCGATTGCGCGTATTGCCGGTGAAACCGCGCCGCTGCTGTTTACATCGCTCTCCAACCAGTTTTGGAGCACCGATATGTCGCAGCCGATTGCTAACCTCCCGGTCACCATATTTAAGTTTGCAATGAGCCCGTTCGCCGAGTGGCAAGAGCTGGCTTGGGCTGGGGTATTACTGATTACCCTATGTGTTCTGCTGCTGAACATTCTGGCGCGCGTCGTTTTTGCTCAGAAGAAGCGCTAA
- the atpG gene encoding F0F1 ATP synthase subunit gamma, whose translation MAGAKEIRSKIASVQNTQKITKAMEMVAASKMRKTQDRMAASRPYAETMRKVIGHLALGNLEYKHPYLEERDVKRVGYLVVSTDRGLCGGLNINLFKKLLTDMKSWNEKSVEVDLALIGSKAASFFGSVGGNIVAQVTGMGDHPSLSELIGPVKVMLQAYDEGRLDKLYVVSNKFINTMSQEPQILQLLPLPPSDDSELKKKSWDYLYEPDPKALLDTLLRRYVESQVYQGVVENLASEQAARMVAMKAATDNGGSLIKELQLVYNKARQASITQELTEIVGGASAV comes from the coding sequence ATGGCCGGCGCAAAAGAGATACGTAGTAAGATCGCAAGCGTCCAAAACACGCAAAAGATCACTAAAGCGATGGAAATGGTCGCCGCCTCCAAAATGCGTAAAACGCAGGATCGCATGGCGGCCAGCCGTCCTTATGCAGAAACCATGCGCAAAGTGATTGGTCACCTTGCCCTTGGTAATCTGGAATATAAACACCCGTACCTGGAAGAGCGCGACGTTAAGCGCGTTGGGTATCTGGTGGTTTCTACCGACCGTGGTCTGTGTGGTGGCTTGAACATTAACCTGTTCAAAAAACTGCTGACGGATATGAAAAGCTGGAACGAAAAAAGCGTTGAAGTTGATCTCGCGCTGATTGGTTCCAAAGCAGCATCTTTCTTTGGTTCTGTGGGCGGTAATATCGTTGCACAGGTAACCGGTATGGGTGATCACCCTTCCCTATCTGAATTGATTGGGCCGGTAAAAGTGATGTTGCAGGCTTATGATGAAGGGCGTCTGGACAAACTGTATGTGGTGAGCAATAAGTTCATCAATACCATGTCTCAAGAACCTCAGATCCTTCAGCTGTTGCCGCTGCCACCGTCTGATGATAGCGAGTTGAAGAAGAAATCATGGGATTACCTGTACGAACCCGATCCTAAGGCGCTGCTGGATACCTTGCTGCGTCGTTATGTGGAGTCTCAGGTTTATCAGGGCGTCGTGGAAAACCTGGCCAGTGAGCAGGCCGCTCGAATGGTTGCGATGAAAGCCGCAACTGATAACGGCGGTAGCCTGATCAAAGAGCTGCAGTTGGTATACAACAAAGCTCGTCAGGCCAGCATTACCCAAGAGCTCACCGAGATCGTCGGTGGAGCCTCCGCGGTTTAA
- the pstC gene encoding phosphate ABC transporter permease PstC, whose translation MADHPLSKPSLPKKESKIKPPSKNGDVIFGALVKLAALITLLLLGGIIVSLFIASLPSIQKFGFAFLWSKEWDAPAEQFGALVPIYGTIVTSIIALVIAVPVSFGIALFLTELAPNWLRRPLGVAIELLAAIPSIVYGMWGLFVFAPLFAEYFQTPVGDVLSGIPIVGDLFAGPAFGIGILAAGVILAIMIIPYIAAVMRDVFEQTPVMMKESAYGIGCTTWEVMSRIVLPFTKNGVIGGIMLGLGRALGETMAVTFVIGNTYQLDSASLFMPGNSITSALANEFAEAESGLHTAALMELGLILFVITFIVLALSKLMILRLDKNEGR comes from the coding sequence ATGGCTGATCATCCGTTATCTAAGCCTTCATTGCCCAAGAAAGAATCAAAAATAAAACCACCGAGCAAAAACGGTGACGTTATCTTTGGTGCTCTAGTCAAACTAGCAGCGCTGATTACCCTATTGTTGCTGGGCGGCATCATTGTTTCGCTGTTTATCGCGTCGCTGCCGAGCATTCAGAAGTTTGGCTTCGCCTTCCTGTGGTCCAAAGAGTGGGACGCACCAGCGGAGCAGTTTGGTGCGTTGGTGCCGATTTACGGCACGATCGTCACCTCTATTATCGCCTTAGTCATTGCCGTTCCTGTGAGCTTCGGGATCGCGTTGTTCCTGACTGAACTCGCGCCAAACTGGCTGCGCCGCCCGCTGGGTGTTGCGATTGAGCTGTTGGCCGCTATTCCGAGCATTGTTTATGGCATGTGGGGCCTGTTTGTTTTTGCTCCGCTGTTTGCCGAATATTTCCAAACGCCGGTGGGTGATGTGCTTTCCGGTATTCCAATTGTGGGGGATCTCTTTGCTGGCCCTGCGTTTGGTATCGGTATTTTGGCTGCCGGTGTGATTCTTGCCATCATGATCATTCCTTATATTGCCGCCGTAATGCGTGATGTTTTTGAGCAAACGCCGGTGATGATGAAGGAATCAGCCTACGGTATTGGCTGTACGACGTGGGAAGTGATGAGCCGCATCGTTCTTCCGTTCACCAAAAATGGGGTGATCGGCGGCATTATGCTGGGTTTAGGGCGCGCGCTGGGTGAAACCATGGCGGTGACTTTCGTCATTGGTAATACCTACCAGCTCGACAGCGCTTCGCTGTTTATGCCGGGGAACAGTATTACTTCTGCCTTGGCGAATGAGTTTGCCGAAGCTGAGTCAGGTCTGCATACGGCGGCGCTGATGGAGTTAGGCCTGATCCTGTTTGTTATCACGTTCATTGTGTTGGCATTGTCCAAGCTGATGATTTTACGTCTTGATAAGAATGAGGGACGTTAA
- the glmU gene encoding bifunctional UDP-N-acetylglucosamine diphosphorylase/glucosamine-1-phosphate N-acetyltransferase GlmU, translating to MSNSSLSVVILAAGKGTRMYSDLPKVLHPLAGKPMVQHVIDTALKLGAQNVHLVYGHGGDLLKEKLSDQPLNWVLQAEQLGTGHAMQQAAPHFSDDEDVLMLYGDVPLISGETLQRLLAAKPQGGIGLLTVKLADPTGYGRIVRENDNVVGIVEHKDATAEQHKINEINTGILVASGRDLKRWLGKLNNNNAQGEYYITDIIALAHQEGHRIEAVHPDRLSEVEGVNNRLQLSALEREYQSEQAQKLLLAGVMLLDPARFDLRGELIHGRDISIDTNVIIEGTVKLGDRVRIGTGCVLKDCVIGDDCEISPYTVIENSTLATECTVGPFARLRPGADLAEKAHVGNFVEIKKARLGKGSKAGHLSYLGDAEIGDNVNIGAGTITCNYDGANKFKTIIGDDVFVGSDTQLVAPVTIGNGVTIAAGTTVTKNVAEKELVLSRVKQTHIQGWKRPVKK from the coding sequence ATGTCTAACAGTTCTTTAAGCGTTGTTATTCTTGCCGCAGGCAAGGGTACTCGTATGTATTCCGATCTTCCTAAAGTGCTTCATCCTCTGGCTGGAAAGCCAATGGTTCAGCATGTCATCGATACGGCTTTAAAGTTAGGCGCACAGAACGTGCATCTGGTTTATGGCCATGGTGGGGATCTGTTAAAAGAAAAACTGTCAGACCAGCCGCTGAACTGGGTATTACAGGCCGAACAGCTGGGTACCGGGCATGCGATGCAACAAGCGGCGCCACATTTTTCTGATGATGAAGATGTGTTGATGCTGTATGGCGATGTGCCTCTTATTTCCGGTGAAACGCTGCAACGCTTGTTAGCCGCTAAGCCGCAAGGCGGTATTGGTTTGCTGACCGTTAAGCTTGCGGATCCTACTGGCTATGGCCGAATCGTGCGTGAAAACGACAACGTTGTGGGCATTGTTGAACACAAAGATGCTACGGCAGAGCAGCATAAAATCAATGAAATCAACACCGGCATTCTGGTTGCCAGCGGTCGCGATCTAAAACGTTGGTTAGGCAAACTTAACAACAATAATGCGCAGGGTGAATATTACATCACTGACATTATTGCCTTGGCGCATCAGGAAGGACACCGTATTGAAGCTGTTCATCCTGACCGTTTGAGTGAGGTTGAGGGCGTTAATAACCGTCTGCAACTGTCAGCGTTAGAGCGTGAATATCAATCTGAACAGGCGCAGAAATTGTTGTTAGCTGGCGTGATGCTGCTTGATCCTGCTCGTTTCGATCTGCGCGGTGAACTGATCCATGGCCGTGATATCTCCATTGATACTAACGTGATTATCGAAGGTACCGTTAAGCTAGGCGATCGCGTGCGCATCGGTACTGGCTGTGTGCTGAAAGACTGCGTTATCGGTGATGATTGCGAAATTAGCCCTTATACCGTGATTGAGAACTCTACTTTAGCGACGGAATGCACCGTTGGGCCATTCGCTCGTTTGCGTCCAGGCGCTGATTTAGCTGAGAAAGCACATGTCGGCAACTTCGTTGAAATTAAGAAAGCACGCTTGGGTAAAGGCTCTAAAGCTGGGCACCTTTCCTATTTAGGCGATGCGGAGATTGGCGACAACGTGAACATTGGTGCGGGTACGATCACCTGTAACTACGATGGCGCCAATAAATTCAAGACGATTATCGGCGACGATGTGTTTGTGGGTTCTGATACTCAGCTGGTGGCCCCAGTCACCATTGGCAACGGTGTCACGATTGCGGCGGGCACAACCGTAACGAAAAACGTGGCGGAAAAAGAGCTAGTCTTAAGTCGCGTTAAGCAAACACATATCCAAGGCTGGAAACGTCCGGTAAAGAAATAG
- the atpD gene encoding F0F1 ATP synthase subunit beta, with protein MATGKIIQVIGAVVDVEFPQDAVPKVYNALEVKGGATKLVLEVQQQLGGGVVRCIAMGTSDGLRRGLDVVDLEHPIEVPVGKATLGRIMNVLGEPIDMKGDIGEEDRWAIHREAPSYEELSNSQELLETGIKVMDLICPFAKGGKVGLFGGAGVGKTVNMMELIRNIAIEHSGYSVFAGVGERTREGNDFYHEMTDSNVLDKVSLVYGQMNEPPGNRLRVALTGLTMAEKFRDEGRDVLLFIDNIYRYTLAGTEVSALLGRMPSAVGYQPTLAEEMGVLQERITSTKTGSITSVQAVYVPADDLTDPSPATTFAHLDATVVLSRQIASLGIYPAVDPLDSTSRQLDPLVVGQEHYDVARGVQSILQRYQELKDIIAILGMDELSEDDKLVVARARKIQRFLSQPFFVAEVFTGSPGKFVSLKDTIRGFKGILDGDYDHLPEQAFYMVGTIEEAVEKAKKL; from the coding sequence ATGGCTACTGGAAAGATTATCCAGGTTATCGGCGCTGTGGTGGACGTCGAGTTCCCGCAAGATGCCGTGCCTAAAGTGTATAACGCACTTGAGGTGAAAGGCGGTGCCACTAAACTGGTACTGGAAGTTCAGCAGCAGCTAGGCGGCGGCGTTGTACGCTGTATCGCTATGGGTACTTCTGACGGTCTGCGTCGCGGACTGGACGTTGTTGACCTGGAGCACCCGATTGAAGTCCCAGTAGGTAAAGCGACCTTAGGCCGCATTATGAACGTACTGGGTGAGCCAATTGATATGAAGGGTGATATCGGCGAAGAAGATCGCTGGGCTATTCACCGTGAAGCTCCAAGCTACGAAGAACTGTCTAACTCGCAAGAACTGCTGGAAACCGGTATCAAGGTAATGGACTTGATTTGTCCGTTCGCTAAGGGCGGTAAAGTCGGTCTGTTCGGTGGTGCGGGTGTTGGTAAAACAGTAAACATGATGGAGCTGATCCGTAACATCGCGATCGAGCACTCAGGTTACTCTGTATTTGCCGGCGTGGGTGAACGTACTCGTGAGGGTAACGACTTCTACCACGAAATGACCGACTCCAACGTATTGGACAAAGTATCACTGGTTTATGGCCAGATGAACGAGCCACCAGGAAACCGTCTGCGCGTTGCGCTGACCGGTCTGACTATGGCTGAGAAGTTCCGTGACGAAGGTCGTGACGTACTGCTGTTCATCGATAACATCTACCGTTATACCTTGGCCGGTACCGAAGTATCTGCACTGCTGGGTCGTATGCCTTCTGCGGTAGGTTATCAGCCAACGCTGGCGGAAGAGATGGGTGTTCTGCAAGAACGTATCACCTCTACCAAAACGGGTTCAATCACCTCTGTTCAGGCCGTTTACGTACCTGCGGATGACTTGACTGACCCATCACCAGCAACCACCTTTGCTCACTTGGACGCAACCGTGGTACTGAGCCGTCAGATCGCTTCTCTGGGTATCTACCCAGCCGTTGACCCGCTGGATTCCACCAGCCGTCAGCTGGATCCACTGGTTGTGGGTCAGGAACACTACGACGTGGCACGTGGCGTGCAGTCTATTCTGCAACGTTATCAGGAACTGAAAGATATCATCGCGATTCTGGGTATGGACGAACTGTCCGAAGACGACAAACTGGTCGTTGCTCGTGCGCGTAAAATCCAACGTTTCCTGTCACAGCCATTCTTCGTTGCTGAAGTCTTTACCGGTTCTCCGGGCAAGTTCGTCTCGCTGAAAGATACCATTCGTGGTTTCAAAGGCATTCTGGATGGTGATTACGATCATCTGCCAGAGCAGGCGTTCTACATGGTTGGCACCATTGAAGAAGCAGTGGAAAAAGCCAAGAAACTGTAA
- the atpA gene encoding F0F1 ATP synthase subunit alpha: protein MQLNSTEISELIKQRIAQFNVVSEAHNEGTIVSVSDGIIRVHGLADVMQGEMIALPGNRYAIALNLERDSVGAVVMGPYADLAEGMKVKCTGRILEVPVGRGLLGRVVNTLGEPIDGKGPVDNDGFSAVEAIAPGVIERQSVDQPVQTGYKSVDAMIPIGRGQRELVIGDRQTGKTALAVDAIINQRDSGIKCIYVAIGQKASTIANVVRKLEEHGALANTIVVVASASESAALQYLAPYAGCAMGEYFRDRGEDSLIIYDDLSKQAVAYRQISLLLRRPPGREAFPGDVFYLHSRLLERAARVNADYVEAFTKGEVKGATGSLTALPIIETQAGDVSAFVPTNVISITDGQIFLESNLFNAGIRPAVNPGISVSRVGGAAQTKIMKKLSGGIRTALAQYRELAAFSQFASDLDDATRKQLNHGQKVTELLKQKQYAPMSVAEQSLVLFAAERGYLEDVELAKIGSFEAALMAYVEREHADLMQQINQTGAYNDEIEGKLKGILDTFKATQSW, encoded by the coding sequence ATGCAACTGAATTCCACCGAAATCAGCGAACTGATCAAGCAGCGCATTGCTCAGTTCAATGTGGTGAGCGAAGCTCACAACGAAGGTACTATTGTGTCCGTGAGCGACGGTATTATCCGTGTTCATGGTCTGGCGGATGTTATGCAGGGCGAGATGATCGCGCTGCCAGGCAACCGCTACGCTATCGCACTGAACCTAGAGCGCGACTCTGTTGGTGCGGTAGTTATGGGTCCATACGCTGACTTAGCCGAAGGCATGAAAGTTAAGTGTACTGGCCGTATTCTGGAAGTACCGGTTGGTCGTGGCCTGTTGGGTCGCGTGGTTAACACCTTGGGTGAACCTATCGATGGTAAAGGTCCTGTAGACAACGACGGCTTCTCTGCCGTTGAAGCTATCGCACCGGGCGTTATCGAACGTCAATCCGTTGATCAGCCTGTACAGACTGGTTATAAGTCCGTTGATGCCATGATCCCAATCGGTCGTGGTCAGCGTGAACTGGTGATCGGTGACCGTCAGACCGGTAAAACCGCTCTGGCCGTTGACGCCATCATTAACCAGCGTGATTCCGGCATCAAATGTATTTATGTCGCTATCGGTCAGAAAGCTTCGACTATCGCAAACGTGGTTCGCAAACTGGAAGAGCACGGCGCATTGGCTAACACCATTGTTGTTGTTGCATCTGCTTCTGAGTCTGCTGCGCTGCAATACCTGGCTCCGTATGCCGGTTGTGCGATGGGCGAATACTTCCGTGACCGTGGTGAAGACTCGCTTATCATTTATGATGACCTGTCTAAACAAGCGGTTGCTTACCGTCAGATTTCCCTGCTGCTTCGTCGTCCACCAGGTCGTGAAGCATTCCCAGGCGACGTCTTCTATCTCCACTCCCGTTTGCTGGAACGTGCTGCGCGTGTTAACGCCGATTACGTTGAAGCTTTCACTAAGGGTGAAGTAAAAGGCGCTACCGGTTCACTGACGGCTCTGCCGATCATTGAAACTCAAGCGGGTGACGTTTCTGCGTTCGTTCCGACCAACGTAATTTCGATTACCGATGGTCAGATCTTCTTAGAATCTAACCTGTTTAACGCCGGTATTCGTCCTGCGGTAAACCCGGGTATCTCTGTATCCCGTGTTGGTGGTGCTGCTCAGACCAAGATCATGAAAAAACTGTCCGGTGGTATTCGTACCGCGCTGGCACAGTATCGTGAACTGGCTGCGTTCTCTCAGTTCGCATCCGATCTGGATGATGCAACCCGTAAACAGCTGAACCACGGTCAGAAAGTGACCGAGTTACTGAAACAGAAACAGTATGCACCGATGTCGGTTGCAGAACAGTCTCTGGTTCTGTTTGCAGCTGAACGTGGCTATCTGGAAGACGTTGAACTGGCTAAGATCGGCAGCTTTGAAGCTGCTCTGATGGCTTACGTTGAACGTGAGCACGCTGACCTGATGCAACAAATCAACCAAACTGGTGCTTACAATGACGAGATCGAGGGCAAGCTGAAAGGCATCCTCGATACCTTCAAGGCAACCCAGTCCTGGTAA